A single Lactuca sativa cultivar Salinas chromosome 8, Lsat_Salinas_v11, whole genome shotgun sequence DNA region contains:
- the LOC128127769 gene encoding pentatricopeptide repeat-containing protein At5g18950-like, with translation MIEDALQVFDEMKKVGVCPSLETWNCLLLSSIQEGYTNLVWELYGEMMQSGIVADLDTASCLIQAFCLDRNVTEGYHLLQLFLNKGYVPHKFAFDKLLFEFILDQKYDRVPGLLRRKIYFPHVKDFNNLLINRDQVYMNGGRVFWVRGWKVISRY, from the exons ATGATTGAGGATGCACTccaagtgttcgatgaaatgaAGAAAGTTGGAGTTTGCCCTTCATTAGAAACATGGAACTGTCTTTTACTTTCTTCCATTCAAGAAGGGTATACGAATCTTGTATGGGAATTATATGGTGAAATGATGCAATCTGGCATTGTTGCAGATCTTGATACTGCCAGTTGCTTGATCCAAGCCTTTTGTTTGGACAGAAATGTCACAGAAGGGTATCATCTTCTTCAACTATTTTTAAACAAAGGGTATGTTCCTCACAAATTTGCTTTTGACAAATTGTTATTTGAATTTATACTGGATCAAAAGTATGACAGAGTACCCGGTCTTCTTCGCCGGAAG ATTTACTTTCCACATGTCAAGGATTTCAATAACCTATTGATTAACAGAGACCAAGTCTACATGAATGGTGGGAGGGTTTTTTGGGTGAGAGGATGGAAGGTGATAAGCCGATATTAG
- the LOC128127770 gene encoding receptor-like protein EIX2, which yields MGIHLIFICVFLFAATYTCLGVGNVSVLCSEKERLALLNFKHSIVKDDSGMMSSWVGNECCLWEGIQCDGVTGNVQRLHLKGDWPYPYNHLAANKVSSSLAELRHLKYLDLSGNDFLGSRIPEFIGSLKHLSYLNLSYAGFEGIIPPHIGNLSNLKVLDLNSYDSENFLKADDMAWAFGLSSLELLNLSYVDLSGAQNWDMMLHMIPSLKELSLSDCRLSNVNLGPFLNSSRILPNIKHLDLGYNSFKGPLPFLLQNMTSLTFLSLSGFNHSLAWNFPNLLSMIPSLSELHLSGCGLDKTHLSSPHLNYSTLSNIQHLDLSNNPLGGIFPSVLTNMSSLEVLDLSDTMLNSSLPIMPKLLELHLSGNKFKQIEDVGIWRQCHLKQLRVTNNVFRMEMTDPPKNASECSQYFLELLELSRSLNGRIPETLGRLANLRHLDLSYNKLTGSIPESVRGLRFLQVLYLYENQLTGPIPEFLGNLTQLVLFSNKLNGSIPESLGKLAALTKLYLHFNLLDGTIPVSIGQLAKLRTLSISNNSLEGAVTEAHFANLSVLKDLDASSNTKLTFNVSRGWIPPFQLISLSLSSCNIGNGFPQWLRHQRKLKSLELSNATLSGPLPTWLRKMLIMPYLDFSHNKLSGSLKNLPNVKNYDVYGSFDLLLLEYNLFSGSIPRSLCRRTDLEVLDLSRNMFSGKIPNCMGNLQGLTAMRLSSNQLSGAIPSSIALISSLFWLNLNKNNFTGEVPPELGNLQGLEVLDLGDNKLYGNIPNWIGKKLTSLVVLSLHKNHFTGRIPPSLCKSSNLQILDLAYNNLTGTIPPCVGNLNGMVVGHSIYEHYSDIDHDKNVIQVMKGVDLEYTTTWRMVYNMDLSSNKLVGEIPVELTALSMLVGLNLSNNHLRGGIPDSIGNMMKLETLDFSKNKLSGSIPPSMAALTFLSHLNLSHNNLSGQIPTGNQLQTLIDDPSIYAGNKHLCGPPLQNTCSNHQDSTTTRSKKKHKAADEKMEVWLFYVDIMSGFGTGFWGVIGVLMFKKQWRHKLFMFAEETMDKIYVAVVVRVAKFKRGRE from the coding sequence ATGGGGATCCATCTCATTttcatatgtgtgtttttgtttgCAGCCACATATACTTGTTTGGGGGTTGGAAATGTTAGTGTCCTTTGCTCTGAGAAAGAGCGACTTGCTCTTCTCAACTTCAAACACAGTATTGTCAAAGATGACTCAGGAATGATGTCATCATGGGTTGGAAATGAGTGTTGCCTGTGGGAAGGAATCCAGTGTGACGGTGTCACTGGAAATGTTCAACGCCTTCATCTCAAAGGAGATTGGCCCTACCCCTACAATCACTTAGCTGCTAATAAGGTGAGTTCTTCTTTGGCAGAGTTGAGGCATCTCAAATACCTCGACTTGAGTGGGAATGATTTCCTAGGAAGTCGGATCCCTGAGTTTATTGGATCCTTGAAACACCTGAGTTACCTGAATCTCTCTTATGCTGGTTTTGAAGGTATCATTCCTCCTCACATTGGAAATCTTTCTAATTTAAAGGTTCTTGATCTCAATTCATACGATTCTGAAAACTTTCTGAAGGCAGATGATATGGCATGGGCTTTTGGCCTTTCGTCACTCGAGCTTCTCAACTTGAGTTATGTGGATCTTAGTGGAGCACAAAACTGGGACATGATGCTTCACATGATTCCCTCCTTAAAAGAGTTAAGTTTGTCAGATTGTAGACTTTCCAATGTTAATCTTGGTCCTTTTCTTAATTCCAGTAGAATACTTCCTAATATAAAACACCTCGATCTTGGCTACAATTCTTTCAAAGGTCCACTCCCCTTCCTTCTTCAAAACATGACATCCCTAACATTCCTCAGTCTTTCTGGATTTAATCATAGTTTGGCATGGAACTTTCCAAACCTACTAAGCATGATCCCCTCTTTGTCAGAGCTTCATTTGTCAGGTTGTGGGCTGGATAAGACGCATCTATCTTCTCCACATCTTAATTACAGTACACTTTCTAACATCCAGCACCTCGATCTTAGCAATAATCCACTTGGAGGTATATTTCCATCTGTATTGACAAACATGAGCTCCCTAGAAGTCCTTGACCTTTCAGATACCATGCTGAATTCATCGCTTCCTATTATGCCTAAACTTCTAGAGCTTCATCTTTCTGGTAACAAGTTTAAGCAGATTGAGGATGTTGGAATCTGGAGACAGTGCCACCTGAAACAATTGCGTGTGACAAATAATGTGTTCCGTATGGAAATGACTGACCCACCAAAAAACGCATCAGAATGCTCCCAATATTTTTTGGAGTTGCTGGAATTAAGTCGGAGTTTAAATGGTAGAATTCCAGAAACACTTGGAAGACTGGCGAATTTAAGACACCTTGATCTATCGTACAACAAACTGACTGGTTCAATCCCTGAATCTGTAAGAGGATTAAGATTTTTACAAGTACTATATCTATATGAAAACCAGTTGACTGGCCCCATTCCAGAATTCCTTGGGAACCTTACCCAACTTGTCCTTTTTTCTAACAAATTGAATGGTTCAATTCCAGAATCCCTTGGAAAATTAGCAGCTTTAACAAAATTGTATCTACATTTTAATTTATTAGACGGGACTATTCCAGTTTCGATTGGGCAACTTGCCAAACTCCGTACTCTATCTATCTCTAACAATTCTTTAGAAGGAGCGGTTACCGAAGCCCATTTTGCTAATCTTTCAGTGTTGAAGGACTTGGATGCTTCTTCTAACACTAAGCTGACATTCAATGTTTCACGTGGGTGGATACCTCCATTCCAGTTGATATCTCTTAGTCTCAGCTCTTGCAATATCGGGAATGGATTTCCGCAGTGGCTTCGACATCAGAGGAAACTTAAGAGCTTAGAGTTATCCAATGCTACACTTTCGGGGCCGCTGCCCACATGGCTGCGGAAGATGCTCATCATGCCTTATTTAGATTTCTCTCACAACAAACTCAGCGGATCTTTGAAAAACCTTCCTAATGTGAAAAATTATGATGTATATGGGTCTTTTGATCTATTACTTCTGGAATATAACCTTTTCAGTGGGTCAATTCCACGGTCATTATGCAGAAGAACAGATTTGGAAGTGCTTGATCTTTCAAGAAACATGTTTAGTGGGAAAATTCCCAACTGCATGGGGAATCTGCAGGGTTTGACTGCCATGAGATTAAGCTCAAATCAGCTCTCTGGTGCCATTCCTAGCTCAATTGCTCTTATTTCATCATTATTTTGGTTAAATTTGAACAAAAATAACTTTACTGGTGAAGTTCCTCCAGAATTAGGGAATCTACAAGGTTTGGAAGTCTTAGATTTGGGTGACAATAAATTATATGGAAATATACCCAATTGGATAGGGAAAAAACTTACATCTTTGGTAGTTTTGAGTTTACACAAAAACCACTTCACTGGTAGAATTCCTCCATCTCTTTGCAAAAGTTCAAATCTTCAAATTTTGGATCTTGCATACAACAACTTAACCGGAACCATCCCTCCGTGTGTAGGAAACTTAAATGGCATGGTTGTGGGTCACTCGATATATGAGCATTATTCAGATATCGATCATGATAAGAATGTGATTCAGGTCATGAAAGGTGTTGATCTTGAATATACAACAACTTGGAGAATGGTTTATAACATGGACCTTTCAAGCAATAAACTTGTGGGAGAAATACCTGTTGAGCTCACTGCACTTTCGATGTTGGTGGGTCTGAATCTGTCTAATAATCATCTGAGAGGGGGTATTCCAGACAGCATTGGAAACATGATGAAGTTGGAAACTCTTGATTTCTCAAAAAACAAGTTGAGCGGGAGCATCCCTCCAAGCATGGCAGCTTTGACTTTTTTGAGCCATTTgaatttgtcacacaacaacttgtCAGGACAAATTCCAACAGGAAATCAACTGCAGACGCTTATTGATGATCCATCAATATATGCTGGGAACAAACATCTATGTGGACCTCCATTGCAAAACACTTGCTCAAATCATCAAgattcaacaacaacaagaagcaaGAAGAAACACAAAGCAGCTGATGAGAAGATGGAGGTATGGTTGTTTTATGTGGATATAATGAGTGGTTTTGGAACAGGGTTTTGGGGTGTTATTGGAGTTCTGATGTTCAAGAAGCAGTGGAGACACAAACTTTTCATGTTTGCTGAGGAAACCATGGATAAGATATACGTTGCAGTTGTGGTAAGAGTTGCCAAGTTCAAGAGAGGAAGAGAATAG
- the LOC128127771 gene encoding receptor-like protein EIX2 has protein sequence MYFESTLSNVGLYLRRPVLRIVNYMLLFPVSQGYFEKRDRQAGKKNARQQQIAVGIDGASSTAVGGCRWQWLRRRPAEVIGGRDDQKRPHNSPISVLKPNCEATYTCLGVGNVSVLCSEQERLALLKFKQSVEDPFGMLSSWVGNECCMWEGIQCDGVTGNVQRLHLKGDDYCLLVGNKVSSSLAELRHLKYLDLSQNYFQGSRIPEFIGSLKHLSYLNLSDAGFEATYSCLGVGNVSFICSEQERVALLKFKQSVEDPFGMLSSWVGNECCMWERIQCDGVTGNVQRLHLKADDYYYISGNKVSSSLAELRHLKYLDLSGNNFYGIIPEFIGSLKQLTYLNLSDADFQGIIPPRIGNLSNLKVLDLSSNDYELKADDMAWAFGLSSLELLNLSYVDLSGAQNWDMMLHMIPSLKELSLSDCRLSNVNLVPFLNSSRILPNIKHLDLGYNSFKGPLPDLLQNMTSLTFLSLSGFNLSLAWNFPKLLSMIPSLSELHLSGCGLDKTHLFSPHLNYSTLSNIQHLDLSHNPLGSIFPSILTNMSSLEVLDLSYTMLNSSVPIMPKLLELHLSGNEFKQIEDVGIWRQCHLKRLSVIDNEFDMEMTDSPKNASECSQYSLELLELSGSLKGRIPETLGGLANLRDLDLSYNKLTGSIPESVTGLRFLQVLDLSENQLTGPIPEFLGNLTQLVLSSNQLNGSIPESLGKLASLTDLDLGSNLLDGTIPVSIGQIAKLRTLYISNNSLEGAVTEAHFANLSVLKYLDASSNTKLTFNVSCGWIPPFQLIYLSLSSCNIGNGFPQWLRHQRKLKRLELSNATLSGPLPTWLRKMPIISYLDLSHNKLSGSLKNLPNAKNDDVYGFFVLLLLEYNLFSGSIPRSLCRRTYLEGLDLSRNMLSGKIPNCVGNLQGLAIMSISSNQLSGAIPSSIALISSLFWLNLNKNNFTGEVPPELGNLQSLRVLDLGDNKLYGNIPNWIGKKLTSLVVLSLHKNNFTGRIPPSLCKSSNLQILDLAYNNLTGTIPPCVGNLNGMVVSHSISEHFLDIDDDKNVIQVMKGVDLEYTTTWRMVYNMDLSSNKLEGEIPVELTTLSMLVGLNLSNNHLRGGIPDSIGKMKKLETLDFSKNKLSGSIPPSMAALTFLSHLNLSHNNLTGQIPTGNQLQTLTDPSIYAGNKHLCGPPLPNTCSNHQDSTTTSKKKYKAADEKMEVWLFYVDIMSGFGTGFWGVIGVLMFKKQWRWNLFMFAEETMDKIYVAVVVRVAKFKRGRE, from the exons atgtattttgaaagtacattgtcaaaCGTTGGATTATACTTGCGTAGACCCGTTTTGCGCATTGTTAACTATATGTTGCTGTTTCCGGTGTCACAG ggttATTTCGAGAAAAGAGATAGACAAGCAGGAAAAAAAAACGCAAGGCAGCAGCAAATAGCTGTTGGGATCGATGGAGCCAGCAGCACCGCCGTGGGTGGCTGCAGATGGCAGTGGTTGCGGCGGCGGCCGGCAGAGGTCATTGGTGGCCGGGATGATCAGAAACGACCGCATAACTCTCCAATTTCAGTTTTGAAACCAAATTGTGAAG CCACATATACTTGTTTGGGGGTTGGAAATGTTAGTGTCCTTTGCTCTGAGCAAGAGCGACTTGCTCTCCTCAAGTTCAAACAGAGTGTTGAAGATCCTTTTGGAATGTTGTCATCATGGGTTGGAAATGAGTGTTGCATGTGGGAAGGAATCCAGTGTGATGGTGTCACTGGAAATGTTCAACGCCTTCATCTCAAAGGAGATGACTACTGCCTCTTAGTCGGTAATAAGGTGAGTTCTTCTTTGGCAGAGTTGAGGCATCTCAAATACCTCGACTTGAGTCAGAATTATTTTCAAGGAAGTCGGATCCCTGAGTTTATTGGATCCTTGAAACACCTGAGTTACCTGAATCTCTCTGATGCTGGTTTTGAAG CCACATATTCTTGTTTGGGGGTTGGAAATGTTAGTTTTATTTGCTCTGAGCAAGAGCGAGTTGCTCTCCTCAAGTTCAAACAGAGTGTTGAAGATCCTTTTGGAATGTTGTCATCATGGGTTGGAAATGAGTGTTGCATGTGGGAACGAATCCAGTGTGATGGTGTCACTGGAAATGTTCAACGCCTTCATCTCAAAGCAGATGATTACTACTACATATCTGGTAATAAGGTGAGCTCTTCTTTGGCAGAGTTGAGGCATCTCAAATACCTCGACTTGAGTGGGAATAATTTCTATGGTATTATTCCTGAGTTCATTGGATCATTGAAACAGCTGACCTACCTCAATCTCTCTGATGCTGATTTTCAAGGTATTATTCCTCCTCGCATTGGAAATCTTTCTAATTTAAAGGTTCTTGATCTCAGTTCAAATGATTATGAGCTGAAGGCAGATGATATGGCATGGGCTTTTGGCCTTTCGTCACTCGAGCTTCTCAACTTGAGTTATGTGGATCTTAGTGGAGCACAAAACTGGGACATGATGCTTCACATGATTCCCTCCTTAAAAGAGTTAAGTTTGTCAGATTGTAGACTTTCCAATGTTAATCTTGTTCCTTTTCTTAATTCCAGTAGAATACTTCCTAATATAAAACACCTTGATCTTGGCTACAATTCTTTCAAAGGTCCACTCCCTGACCTTCTTCAAAATATGACATCCCTAACATTCCTCAGTCTTTCTGGATTTAATCTTAGTTTGGCATGGAACTTTCCAAAGCTACTAAGCATGATCCCTTCTTTGTCAGAGCTTCATTTGTCAGGTTGTGGGCTGGATAAGACGCATCTATTTTCTCCACATCTTAATTACAGTACACTTTCTAACATCCAACACCTCGATCTTAGCCATAATCCACTTGGAAGCATATTTCCATCTATATTGACAAACATGAGCTCCCTAGAAGTCCTTGACCTTTCATATACCATGTTGAATTCATCGGTTCCTATTATGCCTAAACTTCTAGAGCTTCATCTTTCTGGTAACGAGTTTAAGCAGATTGAGGATGTTGGAATCTGGAGACAGTGCCACCTGAAACGATTAAGTGTAATAGATAATGAGTTTGATATGGAAATGACTGACTCACCAAAAAATGCATCAGAATGCTCCCAATATTCTTTGGAGTTGCTGGAATTAAGTGGGAGTTTAAAAGGTAGAATTCCAGAAACACTTGGAGGACTGGCAAACTTAAGAGACCTTGATCTATCATACAACAAACTGACTGGTTCAATCCCTGAATCTGTAACAGGATTAAGATTTTTACAAGTACTTGATCTATCTGAAAACCAGTTGACTGGTCCCATTCCAGAATTCCTTGGGAACCTTACCCAACTTGTCCTTTCTTCTAACCAATTGAATGGTTCAATTCCAGAATCCCTTGGAAAATTAGCATCTTTAACAGATTTGGATCTAGGATCTAATTTGTTGGATGGGACCATTCCAGTTTCAATTGGGCAAATTGCCAAACTCCGTACTCTATATATCTCTAACAATTCTTTAGAAGGAGCGGTTACCGAAGCCCATTTTGCTAATCTTTCAGTGTTGAAGTACTTGGATGCTTCTTCTAACACTAAGCTGACATTCAATGTTTCATGTGGGTGGATACCTCCATTCCAGTTGATATATCTTAGTCTCAGCTCTTGCAATATCGGGAATGGATTTCCGCAGTGGCTTCGACATCAGAGGAAACTTAAGAGGTTAGAGTTGTCCAATGCTACACTTTCGGGGCCGCTGCCCACATGGCTGCGGAAGATGCCCATCATTTCTTATTTAGATCTCTCTCACAACAAGCTCAGCGGATCTTTGAAAAACCTTCCTAATGCGAAAAATGATGATGTATATGGGTTTTTTGTTCTATTACTTCTGGAATATAACCTTTTCAGTGGGTCAATTCCAAGGTCATTATGCAGAAGAACATATTTGGAAGGGCTTGATCTTTCAAGAAACATGTTAAGTGGGAAAATTCCCAACTGTGTGGGGAATCTGCAGGGTTTGGCTATCATGAGTATAAGCTCAAATCAGCTCTCTGGTGCCATTCCTAGCTCAATTGCTCTTATTTCATCATTATTTTGGTTAAATTTGAACAAAAATAACTTTACTGGTGAAGTTCCTCCAGAATTAGGGAATCTACAAAGTTTGCGAGTCTTAGATTTGGGTGACAATAAATTATATGGAAATATACCCAATTGGATAGGGAAAAAACTTACATCTTTGGTCGTTTTGAGTTTACACAAAAACAACTTCACTGGTAGAATTCCTCCATCTCTTTGCAAAAGTTCAAATCTTCAAATTTTGGATCTTGCATACAACAACTTAACCGGAACCATCCCTCCGTGTGTAGGAAACTTAAATGGCATGGTTGTGAGTcactcgatatctgagcattttttAGATATCGATGATGATAAGAATGTGATTCAGGTCATGAAAGGTGTTGATCTTGAATATACAACAACTTGGAGAATGGTTTATAACATGGACCTTTCAAGCAATAAACTTGAGGGAGAAATACCGGTCGAGCTAACTACACTTTCTATGTTGGTGGGTCTGAATCTGTCTAATAATCATCTGAGAGGGGGTATTCCAGACAGCATTGGAAAGATGAAGAAGTTGGAAACTCTTGATTTCTCAAAAAACAAGTTGAGCGGGAGCATCCCTCCAAGCATGGCAGCTTTGACTTTTTTGAGCCATTTgaatttgtcacacaacaacttgaCGGGTCAAATTCCAACAGGAAATCAACTGCAGACGCTTACTGATCCATCAATATATGCTGGGAACAAACATCTATGTGGACCTCCATTGCCAAACACTTGCTCAAATCATCAAGATTCAACAACAACAAGCAAGAAGAAATACAAAGCAGCTGATGAGAAGATGGAGGTATGGTTGTTTTATGTGGATATAATGAGTGGTTTTGGAACAGGGTTTTGGGGTGTTATTGGAGTTCTGATGTTCAAGAAGCAGTGGAGATGGAACCTTTTCATGTTTGCTGAGGAAACCATGGATAAGATATACGTTGCAGTTGTGGTAAGAGTTGCCAAGTTCAAGAGAGGAAGAGAATAG
- the LOC128128131 gene encoding uncharacterized protein LOC128128131 isoform X1, with protein MPLHVYSVFKGFVASRLMLKRTKGKGLMKRRFSLKTVTNDKSMTWNLKLSVLEYGDLAGDMFLNLWIPLDKFVEDENVLAGIISLNPFAELRNLDCKSTSDPVDSSNTFTTPFRNKILLWRLVSKKQFDSTLWVLEFDLLLSDMGRNQGI; from the exons ATGCCGCTCCATGTTTATTCTGTATTTAAG ggttttgtTGCTTCACGATTGATGTTGAAGAGGacgaaagggaagggcctgaTGAAGAGACGATTTAGCCTAAAGACCGTTACTAATGACAAATCGATGACATGGAACCTTAAATTAAG TGTGCTAGAATATGGAGATTTGGCAGGAGACATGTTTCTGAACCTTTGGATACCACTCGATAAATTTGTCGAGGATGAAAATGTACTTGCAG GGATTATTTCATTAAATCCTTTTGCGGAATTGAGAAACCTAGATTGCAAGTCAACCTCAGACCCTGTGGACTCATCAAACACTTTCACCACTCCATTCCGAAACAAAATACTTCTATGGAGGTTAGTTTCCAAAAAACAATTTGATTCAACTTTGTGGGTTTTGGAATTTGACTTACTATTATCTGATATGGGACGGAATCAAGGAATATAA
- the LOC128128131 gene encoding uncharacterized protein LOC128128131 isoform X2 translates to MPLHVYSVFKGFVASRLMLKRTKGKGLMKRRFSLKTVTNDKSMTWNLKLSVLEYGDLAGDMFLNLWIPLDKFVEDENVLAGIISLNPFAELRNLDCKSTSDPVDSSNTFTTPFRNKILLWR, encoded by the exons ATGCCGCTCCATGTTTATTCTGTATTTAAG ggttttgtTGCTTCACGATTGATGTTGAAGAGGacgaaagggaagggcctgaTGAAGAGACGATTTAGCCTAAAGACCGTTACTAATGACAAATCGATGACATGGAACCTTAAATTAAG TGTGCTAGAATATGGAGATTTGGCAGGAGACATGTTTCTGAACCTTTGGATACCACTCGATAAATTTGTCGAGGATGAAAATGTACTTGCAG GGATTATTTCATTAAATCCTTTTGCGGAATTGAGAAACCTAGATTGCAAGTCAACCTCAGACCCTGTGGACTCATCAAACACTTTCACCACTCCATTCCGAAACAAAATACTTCTATGGAG GTGA